From the Luteolibacter rhizosphaerae genome, one window contains:
- a CDS encoding PEP-CTERM sorting domain-containing protein produces the protein MRLRHKAVQAAAAFLLFAVTQAPAATINWGSPVLSTTADSKGEALDSSYSVELGAFANGFVPTAENTEDWAANWRTFSVASFDPELGYFTGTADLLVGGGSSDPLADTGINFSDMEVYVWVFNSTTMEPESEWFLGRSDSWVMPTAPTECCDNGLPTQWSTTDFTTSDTPVYGAQGPVFGGGVSDNPGVYTIQTHTVPEASTLVLAAFGMMFCLRRRRPIS, from the coding sequence ATGAGACTTCGTCACAAAGCAGTGCAAGCAGCGGCAGCGTTCCTGCTCTTCGCTGTCACGCAGGCCCCGGCCGCGACCATCAACTGGGGCAGCCCCGTGCTCTCGACCACGGCGGACAGCAAGGGTGAGGCACTCGATTCCAGCTACAGCGTGGAACTCGGTGCCTTTGCCAACGGCTTCGTCCCCACCGCGGAGAATACCGAGGATTGGGCCGCGAACTGGCGCACCTTCAGCGTCGCCAGTTTCGATCCGGAGCTTGGCTATTTCACCGGCACCGCCGATCTACTGGTCGGTGGCGGCAGCAGCGATCCGCTCGCGGACACGGGGATCAATTTCTCGGACATGGAAGTCTATGTTTGGGTCTTCAATTCCACGACCATGGAACCGGAGTCGGAGTGGTTCCTCGGCCGCAGCGATAGCTGGGTGATGCCGACCGCTCCCACCGAATGCTGCGACAATGGCCTGCCTACCCAATGGTCCACCACCGACTTCACCACTTCGGACACCCCGGTATACGGCGCGCAGGGTCCGGTATTCGGCGGTGGCGTTTCGGATAATCCCGGCGTTTACACGATCCAGACCCACACGGTTCCGGAAGCTTCGACCCTTGTCCTCGCGGCATTCGGGATGATGTTCTGTCTCCGCCGCCGTCGTCCGATCTCCTGA